The following are encoded in a window of Malassezia japonica chromosome 7, complete sequence genomic DNA:
- the MUS81 gene encoding Crossover junction endonuclease mus81 (EggNog:ENOG503NUQ5; COG:L), whose amino-acid sequence MPEPPSTSRMANTTRTTRTNTTRAPRKRKEYVPEPRSGAHGLLVGLYTKAVEDGNDDAQIGKAELIARAQPYCDSDYSVPGGGSRSSLPSSLAHQGGGSQNFQARRSYITAWNAMKTLIDKGYVYRTGNPPRFFLSEQGMTIARVLAEAEGLGQPNADDAQEEPTPAATLPATEPATQPETQPFSTQSEPLQIPTQTQEEPIARPQQRLYLPPRKHILERTEPRTWKRTTSAQSGLSVQDSIDVEDMEPHNVVVDLVQSSQEDVFVASEPRARSPELRHAGPVRISISLIDSSPVIQHRFSSSPVVASSPLRQTRYEAPPSSSPCARTLEVPAAPEPRQLPPPRQLPPPRQLPPPRQPLGCHVLPAHSFTVHLIMDHREVRARHTQSAGSGRRVTFEEAMERRGIPCELRALELGDILWVARPKPDNPPDVAEKWALVQEVVLDTVVERKRLDDLTSSIFDGRWHEQKQRLRTSGMGHVFYLIEDVDVANIVQRHGDRIQTALSSTQIIDGFYVHRTANGEGTADFLASMHKTLEEQYASQALHVLREEMIDRDHYDEMQAQFRAAHPSTPFLTAFHTFQSLHGKSSAAGTLQDTWTKMLLCVRRISPEKAQEIVQRWPTPHHLYRAWAAYETEAPQTKTVPAFLSTVIDDEVFVARRKIGKALSEHVWDLLRSIDYVQ is encoded by the exons ATGCCAGAGCCGC CAtccacgtcgcgcatgGCAAACACGACCCGCACAACACGAACCAACacgacgcgtgcgccgcggaaGCGCAAGGAGTACGTTCCTGAGCCGCGGTCGGGCGCACATGGACTTCTTGTGGGACTGTACACGAAAGCAGTGGAAGATGGTAACGACGACGCACAGATTGGCAAGGCCGAACTGATTGCGCGCGCCCAGCCCTACTGCGACAGTGACTATTCTGTGccaggcggcggctcgcgctcctctttGCCTTCGTCACTCGCGCACCAGGGCGGAGGAAGCCAAAACTTTCAGGCGCGCAGGTCGTATATTACCGCCTGGAACGCGATGAAAACACTCATTGACAAGGGCTACGTATACCGTACAGGGAATCCGCCGCGTTTCTTTTTGAGTGAGCAAGGTATGACGATTGCGCGCGTGCTGGCCGAAGCCGAAGGACTGGGTCAGCCGAACGCTGATGACGCGCAAGAggagccgacgccggccgcgacTCTGCCCGCTACAGAGCCAGCCACCCAGCCAGAGACCCAGCCTTTTTCCACACAATCCGAACCCTTGCAGATACCCACCCAAACGCAAGAAGAGCCGATTGCACGACCCCAGCAACGGCTATACCTTCCCCCACGCAAGCATATACTAGAGCGCACCGAGCCTCGGACGTGGAAGCGGACGACGTCGGCCCAGTCTGGCCTCTCTGTGCAGGACAGCATCGACGTCGAGGATATGGAGCCTCACAATGTCGTGGTCGACCTCGTCCAGTCATCGCAAGAGGATGTCTTTGTCGCAAGtgagccgcgcgcgcgttcGCCCGAGCTACGCCACGCAGGGCCGGTCCGCATCAGTATCTCGCTGATCGATTCCTCACCGGTGATCCAGCACCGGTTCAGCTCCAGCCCTGTTGTAGCGAGCTCGCCTTTGCGACAGACACGATACGAAGCGCCGCCCAGCTCGAGtccgtgcgcacgcacacTCGAGgtgcctgctgcgcctgagCCTCGGCAGCTGCCCCCACCTCGGCAGCTGCCCCCACCTCGGCAGCTGCCCCCACCGCGGCAGCCGCTTGGGTGTCATGTCCTTCCTGCCCATTCCTTCACGGTGCACTTGATCATGGACCACCGCGAAGTGCGTGCACGGCACACCCAGAGCGCCGGTTCGGGCCGGCGTGTCACATTTGAAGAGGCAATGGAACGGCGTGGCATTCCTTGTGAGCTCCGCGCATTAGAGCTCGGCGATATTCTATGGGTTGCGCGGCCCAAGCCTGACAATCCGCCAGACGTTGCCGAAAAGTGGGCCCTGGTCCAAGAGGTGGTGCTCGATACGGTagtcgagcgcaagcgcctggaTGATCTTACGTCGAGTATCTTTGACGGGCGTTGGCACGAGCAAAAG CAACGCCTGCGCACGTCCGGCATGGGCCACGTATTCTACCTGATTGAGGATGTCGATGTCGCGAATATTGTGCAGCGCCACGGTGACCGTATCCAGACGGCGCTGAGCAGTACACAGATCATCGATGGGTTCTACGTGCACCGCACGGCCAATGGCGAAGGCACAGCCGATTTTCTCGCCAGCATGCACAAGACGCTGGAAGAGCAGTATGCAAGCCAAGCGCTGCATGTGTTACGCGAGGAAATGATCGACCGTGACCACTACGACGAGATGCAGGCGCAGTTCCGGGCTGCGCATCCCAGCACGCCTTTTCTGACCGCCTTTCATACTTTTCAGTCGCTGCACGGCAAGTCGAGTGCGGCGGGGACATTACAAGATACGTGGACGAAGATGCTTTTGTGTGTCCGGCGTATCTCTCCCGAGAAAGCGCAAGAGATCGTGCAGCGATGGCCGACGCCCCACCACCTCTACCGGGCATGGGCGGCGTACGAAACCGAGGCGCCACAGACCAAGACGGTGCCTGCGTTTCTGAGCACGGTCATTGACGACGAGGTGTttgtggcgcgccgcaagatCGGCAAAGCACTGAGCGAGCACGTGTGGGATCTGCTGCGCTCGATTGATTATGTACAATAG
- a CDS encoding uncharacterized protein (EggNog:ENOG503NU2A; COG:S), with protein MASIPAETFTSVHCLRDAAQGECSVDHPLAAHVPLWYAHVLRLVHATAELARLFPGEWGEQGWSVDQVLASDAVRELWEQTQAIQGSETAKLRASLRIAKGGTSRAVIAPLASPKGATLMVRLDPTPTSLQGPTTYLKTDCRKVYDDARARVRGNLGALNDTTHDPCFDVLLWSDVDGTPSVTESSIANIILEVPNASPSLVTPPFQNLLPGMLIQELVRQEKVSQRALSVEDIRDALQNQNGRLYLCNAVRGMFQVLLG; from the exons ATGGCGAGCATCCCTGCCGAGACGTTCACAAGCGTGCACTGCttgcgcgacgctgcgcagggAGAATGTAGTGTCGAC CAtccgctcgccgcgcacgtcccTCTATGGTacgcgcacgtcctgcGCCTGGTCCACGCCACTGctgagctcgcgcgcctctttccAGGCGAATGGGGGGAGCAGGGATGGAGCGTAGATCAGGTGCTCGCGTCGGATGCAGTCCGCGAGCTCTGGGAACAGACACAGGCGATTCAGGGCTCAGAGACGGCCAAGCTTCgcgcgagcttgcgcaTTGCAAAGGGGGggacctcgcgcgcggtcATCGCACCGCTAGCCTCGCCAAAGGGGGCTACGCTCATGGTGCGGCTCGATCCTACGCCTACGTCGCTGCAGGGCCCCACAACCTACCTCAAAACGGATTGCCGCAAGGTATACGACGACGCCAGAGCGCGCGTCCGCGGAAACCTTGGCGCGCTGAACGATACCACCCACGACCCCTGCTTTGATGTTCTCTTGTGGAGCGACGTAGACGGTACGCCGTCCGTGACCGAGTCCAGCATTGCTAATATTATCCTCGAGGTGCCGAATGCGTCACCATCCTTGGTCACGCCTCCTTTCCAAAACCTGCTTCCTGGTATGCTCATTCAGGAGCTTGTGCGGCAGGAAAAGGTGTCACAGCGCGCTCTTTCTGTCGAGGACATCAGGGATGCCCTCCAGAACCAAAACGGACGACTCTATCTCTGTAATGCTGTGCGGGGCATGTTTCAAGTCCTGCTGGGATAG
- the CYT1 gene encoding cytochrome c1 (EggNog:ENOG503NVYB; TransMembrane:1 (o269-287i); COG:C): protein MAQLFSSSARVAARAASKAGQAQSSMLTSRTSAIAATAVTVGSIAWYQQLYGELPFLEKLSANSPAEDGLHPPAYPWPNSGFLDTFDHASIRRGFQVYQEVCSTCHSLSRVAWRNLVGVSHTVDEVKEMAAEVEYEDGPNDDGEMFQRPGKLADYLPSPYPNEEAARAGNAGALPPDLSLIVKARHGGADYIFSLLTGYCDPPAGVTIPEGMNYNPFFPGTQIAMARVLFDGLVEYDDGTPATTSQMAKDVVQFLHFAAEPEHDERKRAGFRAVILLSGLFALSVWAKRFKWSPIMNRKIVYDPPKGGKPHH from the exons ATGGCGCAGCTGTTCTCTTCCTCTGCTCGTGTTGCCGCCCGCGCGGCATCTAAGGCCGGCCAGGCGCAGTCG TCGATGCtcacctcgcgcacgtcggccATTGCTGCGACTGCTGTGACCGTTGGCTCGATCGCCTGGTACCAGCAGCTGTACGGTGAGCTCCCCTTCCTGGAGAAGCTCAGCGCGAACAGCCCCGCTGAGGACGGTTTGCACCCCCCGGCCTACCCCTGGCCCAACTCGGGCTTCCTTGACACCTTTGACCACGCCTCGATCCGCCGTGGTTTCCAGGTGTACCAGGAGGTCTGCAGCACCTGTCACTCGCTCTCCCGTGTGGCCTGGCGTAACCTGGTCGGCGTTTCGCACACTGTCGATGAGGTGAAGGAAATGGCCGCCGAAGTCGAGTACGAGGACGGCCCCAACGATGACGGTGAGATGTTCCAGCGCCCGGGTAAGCTCGCCGACTACCTCCCGAGCCCCTACCCCAACGAGGAGGCTGCTCGTGCCGGTAACGCGGGTGCTCTTCCTCCGGACCTGAGCCTGATCGTCAAGGCCCGTCACGGTGGTGCG GACTACATCTTCTCGCTCCTGACTGGTTACTGTGACCCCCCTGCTGGCGTCACGATCCCCGAGGGCATGAACTACAACCCCTTCTTCCCGGGTACTCAGATTG CCATGGCTCGTGTTCTCTTTGACGGCCTCGTGGAATACGACGACGGTACCCCTGCTACGACCAGCCAGATGGCCAAGGACGTTGTCCAGTTCCT GCACTTTGCTGCTGAGcccgagcacgacgagcggAAG CGGGCCGGTTTCAGGGCCGTGATCCTCCTCTCGGGTCTCTTTGCTCTCTCCGTCTGGGCCAAGCGCTTCAAGTGGTCGCCGATCATGAACCGCAAGATTGTCTATGACCCCCCGAAGGGCGGCAAGCCCCACCACTAA